The following DNA comes from Populus trichocarpa isolate Nisqually-1 chromosome 19, P.trichocarpa_v4.1, whole genome shotgun sequence.
attgaaatttacaaaattaGGGAATATATCTGCGTTGACCAAAAGTCAAAAGACGTttctccaatttattttttttaaagaatcatTTATATCAATCAACTTTTAGGAAACTGTTGTGTTATCCATGAAGACACACACTCACAGAATGCTACAAGTTGCTTCTTTATCCGAGTCAAGTCAATTACAGTAGGCAAAATTCCTAAGCGGTATGTCGTCATGTGCAGCACACAGAAAGATCTTGAGATTCATCGCCGGCAGAACTGAACATGCACGTACTTCCCATGTAACAAAGGACTCCATGCCAACTCTATAAATGACTCTCACATGATTATCTAGATCATAATTAGTCCTGCTCTCAACAACACTCGAAACAATTATCAATGGCAAAGCTAGCAGTCCctcttctgatttttttcttcctcttatcGTGTATCCCTTCTCAAGCAGCTCCTCCCCTCCAAACGCCCCTCCAAACGCCAATCCAGAAGGACCATTCAACCAGCCAATATATCATCACTGCATACCTAAAAACCCCTCTCATGCCCACCAAATTGGTCTTGGATCTTGGTGCTACGTACAGCTGGGTAAATTGCGACGACTACATTTCCTCCACTTACCAACATGTCCCCTGTAACAGTTCCATCGCTAATTCTCTTAGTGCTTATGGTTGCGAGGACATTTGCGACGGTCCACCAGGTCCAAATTGTGCAAACAACTCTTTCCTCTTCCTCCTTGACAAACCCCTCGAAACTGTTGACTACAAAAAAGTTAATAGCCTCAACGACGCCCTTGTTGACTATCTCGCCTTGCTCAATAACCTAGGCTCTCTTTCCTCGATcgataatttcatcttttcctGTGCCCGAACTGGTTTTCTGAAAGGCCTGGCTAAGGGTGTAACTGGCTTAGCCTCCCTGGGCAACTCAAACCTCTCAATCCCAGTACAGATCAATAAAGCCTTCTCTTCCTCTCCAAATTGTTTTGCTATGTGCTTGTCAGGATCCATCTCTCAACCTGGTGTGGCTCTTTTCGGTAGTAAAGGGCCTTATAATTTCTTGCATGGAATTGACCTCTCAAAATCACTTCTTTACACTCCTCTTATTTTTAACCCGCTTGGAAGAGATTCTGATTCAAATACCCACAGACTCTCTCCTGAGTATTATGTGGGGCTGACTGCCATAAAAGTGAACGGAAAGATGGTGGCTTTTAACAAAGCGCTGTTGGCCATTGATGATCAGTCTGGTTCTGGGGGGACCAGGATCAGCACTGTTGTGCCATACACGAAGTTACAGAGTTCTATTTACAAGGCTTTTACTCTGGCTTTCTTGAAGGAAGCAGCTTCCTCTGCTTTCAATCTTACTACAACAAAGCCTGTCAAGCCATTCAGAGTCTGCTACCCTGCGGATGCTGTGAAAACTACACAAATGGGACCGGCTGTACCAATAATCGAACTTGTGTTGGATAGACAAGATGTGGTTTGGAAGATGTTTGGATCGAACTCTATGGTGAGGGTTACAAAGAAGAGTGTTGATCTTTGGTGCTTGGGTTTTGTGGATGGTGGGATTGATGGCCCATCGATCATGATTGGTGGTCTTCAGTTGGAGGACAATTTGCTACAATTCGATCTACAGTCACAGAAACTGGGTTTCAGTTCATCAATTTTGTCCAAGGGGACCAATTGCGCAGACTACGAATTTCCTACCAGAAAAGTCTAAAAAGATGATGTATTTATACCATCCATCATGTACTTTATGCATGCTTTCGTTTAGTTTTTCTACCTTCGTTAAGCTAAGGGGCAAAGACAGGCCAATCTAGCTTTGTAATAAGAGTTCGTGCTgtcaaataaatgaataaaaggatgcatatattaaaagaaattagaaaaaaaaaaaagagagagagagttggtATATAGCTACAAATTCCTAACAATCTTTGAATGAAAATTGTTTAACAGAAAATTTGTCAAGTATGAATTCTTTCATACCAATCTCTTTAACTTTGTACTTTCATTCCACAAACTTTTCATATATCATATAGAATTCAAGATATAGCTCTTGAACATGAAATCTCTGAAATTCCATACGTCCAAGCTACCATAATAATGAGACTagagatttattatttgaaaactttggcgtttctttaaataaaaattttgttaaattcaaGGGGGTCATAGAATTACTTTTTCCTTTTCCAcctcataaattttaattcattgaaatttttaagTTTCTCACCatacacaacaaaaaataatggtgAAATCCTCCTAAAATAGTATTTATCGAAGCAACATTGGTTGCATTAACCTTCTTCTCTTGTATTAAAGTCATGATAATTTTCTAAGATAACATTcaaatatctataattaaaatgtGGCTATAaactttcaaaaacaaaataaaataaaatatagtagacaaattaaaatttcaacatACAAATTAACTAAACAATATTGTAataatttagcataaaaaatgtaacaagtatcaagtttataatttagtttttataaacaACATTAtcagaaatttaaataaattaaataattagatGATATAATTAGATTTGGCAAACAAACTTATAATGAATCCATGCAAACTCATTTAGTCTTAAGATTGTAGGATATTTTAGAGAGTGACATTGTTTAGTTTAAATTGCatgcaaaattataaatcaaagtaaaatacttaaatttaaATAGAGTTAAAAAAATCGTAATATACCTAAAAACCATATAGTATAATTGTAATGAGGTGAAAATCTAATTGTATCTTCAATCATTTGGTAATAACATCGTGTAAAcaggaaaaacaaatcattaggAACCATTCTTATTCAAAATCACTTCCAAATTCATTTATGATGCCACTTcctatatattttctttgcatAAATACTCatcttatatataaaagatttctatttcttttgctttccaATTGAATTGTCAATTTTAACACTTTAATACACTTGATTTGTATCCATATCACATTTTTATTTAGCTTATACAAAGGTTTATcgaatacaaaatacaaaactatGCAAATAGAAGCCTTAAAAACTTCATCTTTTCCACCACGGTATCCTTGGATAGAGCCTTCAAAATCTTATCCCATCACATAGGTTTTATTGGTTACCTGTATCACCAGTAAGTCCTTTAGTGTACATTATAATGAtatgtttataatatttatcatactaTTCAAGACATATATTACCACATTCATTTCCTTTATGTAATAATAACTATTGATACACCATAATCGCTTATACAACCCCTTTACATCTAGTTGGATATTCTTCAACTCGTGGCCAAGTATGATCAAGCTATGATGGAATATCATATAAggatttgaaataaaacaatatgaatTTTTGTAACAagtgttagaaaataaagtGTCAATAAATTGCTCAAAGTCAACATATCACAATGTACAACATGCAATTACGTGTGAACATTGTCGATAATACAACTTCTATTTACCACACGTACACAttcatttattaaatcaaaccaTTTGTCGAACCTCCCTTTGACTACCAGTTACTACGGGGTCTCAACTTGAAAAACATCATTTGGGATATTAAATACACTCGATATTTGTGATCTTGATTTTAATGCATCAACAATAAGTTTAACAAGCACTTGTGAAGGCCATAATACACTAAGACTCATGCAATCATCAACTTCAGCTCttcaatacaaaaatatttattagtcTTATAAAAAAGGTAATTTGCACATTAGTGGTCATATTTCCATAACAATAACCATCATCATATGAGAGTGTTCATCTCTCTTTCGGTTCAATCACAAGTCATTACTTGATTTGATCATTCCAATTTACTATATCATCATACATAGTATCAAATTTATGTCTTGAATGTTGTTGACACATCTTATCTAATAGTTTTTTCAATGCcacatctttgaattttttattgaagttaCTCATAAAGTGACAAGAATAATAACTATGATATCCATCTGGCTCAGCCCATATCTGTGACATAgcatttttaattgttagtgAATTATACACAATCCAATACATCTACTTCTGATATGTCAGtgaatcaaatctaaaaatcatGTCTAGTTattgtttgtttcttcttcaaccaaagcataacaaaaaaaaaaaccctattatTTACATTATAAACAACTCCAATCAAGATTATCGCCTTGTACTTTCCATATAAGTGAGTGGTGGCAATACTTATCAATGGATGACAATATTGAAACCTCTAAATTAAAAGTACGAATGCCCAAAATcctatttaaaatattgttgtaTCACCATCAACCATCTTATGATCCCACTCAATAACTATACTAGGATTTAATTTTTCCAGAGCCAATAACATCCTAGACAGCATATGAACAGACTCCTCATGTGATTCAAACAACctctctaataaattttttatagctAACCAAGCTTTTTTATACAATATATCAtacaaaaataactttatagatAATTGTTTGAATGGTTGTAATTTTAATACTTATTTCAGCTTTGACAATGGTCAACATCATATTAGAAACAAAATCCGAGTCAATTTGACGGTGAGCTTGCATAACTATTAGATTGTGACATGTGTGgggctctttcaattttgaaatttcaaatgaATAAGAATTCTTGAGATATCCCCATGTAAATACCATTGACATGATGATTCATACTTACACTATAACTGCACATAAGTTGTGGTTGATCGTTACACTTTGTATTGAAGTGAATTTTTTACATGTCACCACTTAATTGCATTGATTAAATCAATCTTAGTTCAGAACATTTGTCCAACCTCCAACTCAATATGTAAGTCTGAATTCCTATGACTCAAAGCCCAATCAAATCTCATCATATGAGCACCCACTAGTATCTTCAAATTTAGGAACATAGGGTCTCATTATTTGGTTTATTGGCTCACCTTGCTCATCTTTCTCAACAACATCATTGACATGACAATCATTTTCCTCATCACTTGGTTTAAATTTATCATAACAATATGGAGTCGTTATCATACCCAACCAAAGTTCCATATGCACTATTTCTTGAACTGATGTTAGGTTTATTGTATGACTAACTATCCTAGACGGACATGCTACATATGATAATTATGTGGTCCTTTGACTATAACTTGGGACTCAAGTCAACTCCAAACTCGAAAAGTTTTCTATTTTAGGTTTTCTACTCAAGTAAAGCTTTAATATTTGCAACCCATTTGCGGTGATCAACTTAACCATTGTATTAAAAATCATATCACTAGTAATTGGCACACCAGCATAACAATTTGGATGGTCCCCACCCAACATCTTCCAAGTAATATTAACATCGAATTTAGCCAAATTCCATCTAATTCCTCGACacacaatttttaaatttatcaaatgaATTATCTAATTTCAAGTTACATAACTCGATACTTCTTCCAtgataaatgatattattatcactatcaattatttttattatcactaTCAATGATTTTACCAGGAAATGGAAAAGATCTCATATGtggtatgtttttttcatttgtgaacattgtattattttctctctttgtttgttaaaaatatcattattttggtattttttttatctgtttcaCTTCAGCTTTTTTCTACTCAGTTTATgagtttttattattcaatttctaCTATTTTTGTTGTCATGTGCTGGTTTTTCTAGCCTTTTTTCCATAGTCTGTGTTTGGGGGGGTGGGGTTGGATTCTTTTTTGCCCTCTACTGAGTTGTGTGTGTTGCCAAGTTTCTTGTTATTTGAGAAAGCAAATTGTTGATTTTAGAGAGTTGTGGCTGAAAATTATCTCATCAAGAAATTTGTTTTGGAATTCTTGGATTATTGgctaatataatttcttttgggGTAAGAAATGATGTTAGGACGTGTGGATTCACCTGTACATGCTTTTGAATCTATTGGTGGGCAACttcttttaattgcatcatTAACTATCAAAGGTGATCACATAGAGGACATTGATGGAAATGAATACATTGATCATGTTGGTTCTTAGAGCTTGCTATAATTGGTCATGCAAATGATAAGGTTCTATTCTTCTTCGCCACCAtttgtattttatgtatttataaaagtttgCCTTGCTTTAATAAAGATATGTAGCGGTTTTTAGTTCTTattagataattatataaatcatataatgGGATCTCACTGAACAGCTTaagttttttagttgaaatgaTTCTTTAATATGGTATCAGAACCTTGTTGATCAAATGgccacgagttcaaatctcactacCCTCATTCTATTTGATAAGAAATTAAGCACAATATAATATTGACCTATAAGTTTCAAGGTCAAAGAGTTTCCACTTGAAGGAGTGTGTTTgagaattgtataaattatatcttagacCTCACCaaatagcttaagcttttgggttgagatagttttttaacatggtatcataGCCTTGTTGACccagcggtcacgagttcgagtcTCACCACTCtcattctatttaataaaaattaagcacataataacatgaatatatacaagtttcaagtctaaaaGTAAACTATAGAGTAAGTGGTTTTTTATAGGGACAAGCACTTTGATGTTGTGAAGGTTgttgaaaggaaagaaaaggtgtTTATTTGTCAGGTTGCTCCCACGCTTTGTATCTATCATCTCAAATCTTTTTGTCATCTCCTCACCCCTTACAGAATCCTTTGTTTTAACaaatttgcttaattttttttcttgcacaaATAAGTTCACTGTCAATTTTCTTCTTGGTGAGAGCTACACTATATCAAAGAAAACTCAACTGTCAATTATTAAGCGTAAATTTTTTCTACTTAGTTTATGAGTTTTTATTATGAGGGAGGGGGGGTTGGATCTTTTTTGCCCTCTGCTGAGTTGTGTGTTTTGCCAAGTTCGTGTTATTTAAGAGAGCAAATTGTTGATTTTAGAGAGTCGTGTCTGAAAGTTATCTTATCAAGAAATGTGTTTTAGAATTCTCTAATTATTGGCCGATGTAATTGTTTTTGTGGCAAAAAATGATGTCAAGACATGTGGATTCACATGCACATGCTTTTGAATCTATTGATGGATAACCTATTATGATTGCATCACCAACTGTCATAGGGTGCTCACATAAAGGACATTGATGAAAATGAATAAAGTGATCATGTTGGTTCTTAGAGCTTGTTATAATTGGTCATGCAAATGATAAGGTTCTATGCTTCTTCGCCaccattttcattttatgtatttatagaagttttcctttttttaatagagGTTTGTTGACAATTCTCAAGTACtgttagagaattatataaatcatatcatgggaTCTCACTTAACATCTTAAGCTTTTgaattgagatggttctttgacatgatatcaaagTCTTGTTGACCAAGTggttacgagtttgaatctcactaccctcattttatttgataaaaaattaagcataatatAGTATGAGCATGTGTAAGTTTTAAACCCAAAGAACTTTTACTTGAAGGGGTGTGTTTGAGAATtgtataaatcatatattgggtCTCACCAAACAGTTTAAGCTTTTGAGTTgaaatgattctttgacatgatattagaGCTTTGTTGACTAgacggtcacgagttcgaatctcaccaccctgattttatttgataaaaattaaacatatggTAGTATgaacatataaaaatttcaagcataaagaattttcatattttaaagcTGAAATTTGGTAGCTTAAACTTTAGAGTAAAATGGTTCCTTGATAAGGACAAACACTCTTAAACTCATTTGTTGTTGTTAAGGTTgttgaaaggaaagaaagggtGTTTGTTTGTCAGGTTGCTCCTAGCTTTGTATCTATcatctcaaatctttttttcgTCTCTTCACCCCTCACAGAATCCTTTGTTTTGACAAATTTGCTCATGTTTTTTCCTGCACAAATAAGTTCActatcaattttcttcttgcTGAGAGCTACACTATATCAAAGAAAACTCAACTGCCATTTATTCAGCCTAACTtccgtttgtttttgttttactacATCTTCGAAGAGGTTCCAGAAAGCATGGTGCTGTCAGCTTTCCTCCATCTCAGACATTTGATGGGTCGCCTTTGCCAATAAAAGAACAGCACGCCTcaagttcaaccaactcagaGGTTACTTCCCTAACCTTCAATTAACTTCTTTTGCTCTGTCTTTGCGCCTATTACTACAGCAATAGTTGTCTACTTGATATAACATAGCCATTTCTGTTTTCATGGATTAAGCATGTCTTACCTCTTCTATTTGTtggttgattgttttttttacattcgtTATTCAATTTGTTGAGCTCCCTGCTCTTTTTTGTAACttattctcttttttctatGCCTGTGATTTGgaaatcaatttcaaaacaacTCCTTCAGCTATAGCGCCTTGGCTTGCCCTAATCCTCcaccattttttccttttcactcACATTTTGTTTCCTCGGAAATAGCTTCCACAAGCTGGACATTCACTTCTCTGCTCAAATCTTTCCATTCAATCAAGATGAAACTATTTTTAGTCCACACacacctcaatatttttcatgcttAACTGTTTTTTGCTATAATTTTTACAGGGGATAGTGATTTGACTATTATTGGGTTGCTGGTTTTCAAGCAattattcttccttttcttatattctttattttgagATATAGTTGCAAGTTTCGTTTGTATATCTACGCTTTTGTGTTTGCTGCAAGAGCACTAGGCTTTTTCAGGTGTTTTTACATTTGCTCCTGAATGAACTTAGAAGCTAGCTTCCTGGTGTTGGACTCCATTATGCCTGCCATTGTTGTTCCCCTTGGTTTGCACTGCCATTTTTCCATGTTGCCTTGCATCTGTGCAAGTTGTACTGGTTTGGAAAGGAGACTGGAAGAAGACAGATGAGACATTGAACTAGCTTTAATTGATCGTCTTAGCTTCCCTTCTataggtttttcaattttttatggatGAGAAATTTGTTAACTTGCTGGCTTTTGTTacatctttgtttttcttactaTGTTTTTTTGCCTCGCAAACCATGCATGCTTGACACAACTGCTCCACCACCATCATTTCTTCTCTCTCACACAGTCTTAGAAGTTAGTGGAGTCCTTTATGTCTTGCATTTACTCTTTTCTTGTCATTAGAATCAATAAAAATGGACAGAGATTAGTTAGGATTTCTAGATAGATTGAGTTTTCAATGGCAGAGGATCAGAGTGGGATTTGTATGCAATAGTAAGCAATTGCACCTCTGCTAATACTACTACAAACAGAAACAGCAGTAGCAACAGCGATGAGAATTATGAAAGCCCTTTTGAGTGCTTGACTTCTTTGACTTTTGATGACGATGATGAAGAACTCAAcccattttattttccaaatctTGCTGCGAAGCCAAGAAACAACAATTGTTTACAAGAATTGCAAGATTCTTACAAGTCTTCTTTTCCTagccaaaattattttcttgaaaatacatgttttctaattctttttgtttaaaaaaataaaaaacaccaaaataattattcttcgATATAAaagaagttttatttgattgttgaaTATCTTAAagagttatttattttaatatttcaaattaaatcaaacaagatacttgttttttcatttaaaaaaatgtatttaataaaCATGTTTCCTTAATTCTCTAAGGAAAAacatatttagaataaataaaaacactagaGATGTAAATTGAAATACTATTTTCTGAAACAAAcacaacttttaattctttaagaATGACAACAAACTATAGGTGCGAATCATGGGA
Coding sequences within:
- the LOC18108376 gene encoding probable aspartic proteinase GIP1 — its product is MAKLAVPLLIFFFLLSCIPSQAAPPLQTPLQTPIQKDHSTSQYIITAYLKTPLMPTKLVLDLGATYSWVNCDDYISSTYQHVPCNSSIANSLSAYGCEDICDGPPGPNCANNSFLFLLDKPLETVDYKKVNSLNDALVDYLALLNNLGSLSSIDNFIFSCARTGFLKGLAKGVTGLASLGNSNLSIPVQINKAFSSSPNCFAMCLSGSISQPGVALFGSKGPYNFLHGIDLSKSLLYTPLIFNPLGRDSDSNTHRLSPEYYVGLTAIKVNGKMVAFNKALLAIDDQSGYGGTRISTLVPYTKLQSSIYKAFTLAFLKEAASSAFNLTTTKPVKPFRVCYPARAVKTTQMGPAVPIIELVLDRQDVVWKIFGSNSMVRVTKKSVDLWCLGFVDGGIDGPSIMIGGLQLEDNLLQFDLQSQKLGFSSSILSKGTNCADYEFPTRKV